One genomic region from Arthrobacter sp. YN encodes:
- a CDS encoding RidA family protein — protein sequence MTTPAETTSPAESGAPTSAVEQRLAELGLTLPEVAAPVADYVPAIVSGNYVYTSGQLPFINGKLEAKGKVSLGELGTSDEPTVDPEDAKRYAAVCAINALAAVKSVIGDLDRITRIVKVVGFVASESTFTGQPGVINGASELLGQVLGEAGKHARSAVGVSVLPLDSPVEVELIAEFS from the coding sequence ATGACCACCCCCGCAGAAACCACGTCTCCCGCGGAATCAGGCGCCCCCACGTCCGCTGTGGAGCAGCGCCTGGCGGAGCTCGGATTGACCCTCCCCGAGGTCGCCGCACCCGTTGCCGACTACGTGCCGGCAATCGTCTCCGGCAACTACGTTTACACGTCCGGACAGCTGCCCTTTATTAACGGCAAACTCGAAGCTAAGGGCAAGGTCTCCCTCGGTGAGTTGGGCACGTCCGACGAACCTACCGTTGATCCCGAAGACGCCAAGCGCTACGCCGCAGTCTGCGCCATCAACGCCCTGGCAGCAGTCAAGAGCGTCATCGGCGACCTCGACCGCATCACCCGCATCGTCAAGGTAGTTGGCTTCGTAGCCTCCGAGTCCACCTTCACCGGCCAGCCCGGCGTCATCAACGGCGCGTCCGAACTCCTCGGCCAGGTCCTGGGCGAGGCAGGCAAGCACGCACGCTCCGCCGTCGGCGTTTCTGTCCTGCCGCTCGACTCTCCTGTTGAAGTCGAGCTCATCGCTGAATTCAGCTAA
- a CDS encoding DUF4177 domain-containing protein produces the protein MTKWEYATIPLIIHATKQILDQWGEDGWELVQVVGGPDGKGLVAYLKREKQ, from the coding sequence ATGACCAAATGGGAGTACGCCACGATTCCGCTCATAATCCACGCCACGAAGCAGATCCTGGACCAGTGGGGCGAAGACGGCTGGGAGCTTGTCCAGGTTGTCGGTGGCCCCGATGGCAAAGGCCTTGTTGCATACCTGAAGAGGGAGAAGCAGTAA
- a CDS encoding transglycosylase domain-containing protein, which produces MTESLALAGKVENMVTRKNPLFDTATTLGKILGFLGVSAICGVLVAGLLVPAAAVSGSAASGSIQFFDTLPAELQVDPPSQNTTILAKDGTPIASIYAENRTKVPLDSMSPFIKDAVIAIEDSRFYEHGGIDTTGIMRAIVSTARGNKQGASTITQQYVNNVINESLVASDREEDVKLNGGGKGVGDKLREMKLAIALEKKFSKEQILEGYLNIVFFNRDAYGIEAASKFFFSTTAKDLTLPQAALLAGLVNSPSAFDPIANPDSAQKRRDLVLAAMVNQGKITQAEYDEAVATPVTTKVTPARQGCAYATMAPYFCDYVLHLLFNNPAYGDTTEERVKRVQRGGLTIQTTLDPTAQTVAQQQVDATAGANPDKWGASITSVQPGTGQIVSMAQNTVWLPQEGKFDQTQNFNVDVLDANGNDLNGIGGFQPGSTMKPFTFAQWLNEGKSMNQNVNASVRRYGVNFPWRNTCPTPVNGFYDRNVAGSFDLQNSDEGYYRNMTVLYGLMNSINTATFASASQVDLCGIQGIVDATGIHGGLPTRDDAGKVTDPNPKVPMTTLSNLIGATQTAPLTMAAAFATFAADGKYCEPIAITSVKDQSGAEMPAQSSNCKDAVKPEVARGVAYAMQEVLNAGSGSLIRPSLSTKGNFPVAAKTGTNDSNGSTWVVGYTTGLATASWFGDPLDNQLRPGRNLTVNGKFYPAIDGYMIAGPQFTNYMLSVAPAYGTNPFQAPPSNLLGTAAPQRNTTPAPSNPNPAPPSGNGNGGNGNNGNNGNGNNDKD; this is translated from the coding sequence ATGACAGAAAGCCTAGCCCTTGCCGGTAAAGTGGAAAACATGGTGACTCGCAAGAACCCACTATTCGACACTGCCACCACCCTCGGAAAGATTCTAGGTTTCCTCGGTGTGAGCGCGATTTGTGGCGTCCTGGTGGCGGGCCTTTTGGTCCCCGCAGCCGCCGTTTCGGGCAGTGCCGCTAGTGGTTCAATACAGTTCTTTGACACTCTGCCGGCGGAGCTTCAGGTGGATCCGCCTAGCCAGAACACCACGATCCTGGCGAAGGACGGTACGCCGATCGCCTCGATCTATGCGGAGAACCGGACCAAGGTTCCGCTGGATTCGATGAGCCCGTTCATCAAGGACGCTGTCATCGCGATTGAGGACAGCCGTTTCTATGAGCACGGCGGCATCGATACCACGGGCATCATGCGAGCCATTGTCAGCACCGCCCGCGGCAACAAGCAGGGCGCGTCCACCATCACGCAGCAGTACGTGAACAACGTCATCAACGAGTCCCTGGTGGCGTCCGACCGCGAAGAAGACGTCAAGCTCAATGGTGGCGGCAAAGGCGTGGGCGACAAGCTCCGCGAAATGAAGCTCGCCATCGCCCTGGAGAAGAAGTTCTCCAAGGAGCAGATCCTCGAGGGCTACCTCAACATCGTCTTCTTCAACCGTGACGCTTACGGAATCGAAGCTGCCTCCAAATTCTTCTTCAGCACCACCGCCAAGGACCTGACACTTCCGCAGGCCGCCCTCCTGGCCGGCCTCGTGAACAGCCCCTCGGCCTTCGATCCCATCGCGAACCCGGACAGCGCGCAGAAGCGTCGCGACCTGGTACTCGCCGCCATGGTGAACCAAGGCAAGATTACGCAGGCCGAGTACGACGAAGCCGTTGCTACCCCCGTCACCACCAAGGTCACCCCGGCCCGCCAGGGTTGCGCTTACGCCACCATGGCGCCGTACTTCTGCGACTACGTCCTTCACCTGCTCTTCAACAACCCGGCTTATGGCGACACCACCGAAGAGCGCGTCAAGCGTGTCCAGCGTGGTGGCCTCACCATCCAGACCACCCTCGATCCGACAGCCCAGACCGTGGCCCAGCAGCAGGTTGATGCCACGGCCGGCGCCAACCCGGATAAGTGGGGCGCGTCCATCACCTCTGTCCAGCCGGGTACGGGCCAGATCGTCAGCATGGCCCAGAACACTGTCTGGCTGCCTCAAGAGGGCAAGTTCGATCAGACCCAGAACTTCAACGTTGACGTCCTGGACGCCAACGGCAACGACCTCAACGGCATTGGTGGCTTCCAGCCCGGCTCGACGATGAAACCCTTCACGTTCGCCCAGTGGCTGAACGAGGGCAAGTCAATGAACCAGAACGTCAACGCGAGCGTGCGCAGGTACGGTGTGAACTTCCCTTGGCGGAACACTTGCCCCACGCCCGTGAATGGTTTCTACGACAGGAACGTGGCCGGTAGCTTCGACCTCCAGAACTCGGATGAGGGCTACTACCGGAACATGACCGTCCTGTACGGCCTCATGAACTCCATCAACACCGCGACGTTTGCTTCGGCTTCCCAGGTTGACCTCTGCGGCATCCAGGGCATCGTGGACGCCACCGGCATCCACGGCGGACTGCCGACGCGCGATGACGCAGGCAAGGTCACCGATCCGAACCCCAAGGTCCCGATGACCACACTGTCCAACCTGATCGGCGCCACGCAGACTGCACCCCTGACCATGGCGGCTGCGTTTGCGACCTTCGCTGCTGACGGCAAGTACTGTGAGCCGATCGCCATCACATCAGTGAAGGACCAGTCGGGCGCTGAAATGCCTGCCCAGTCCTCCAATTGCAAGGACGCAGTGAAGCCCGAGGTTGCCCGTGGCGTGGCCTACGCCATGCAGGAAGTCCTGAATGCCGGCTCGGGCTCACTGATCCGCCCATCGCTTTCCACGAAGGGCAACTTCCCGGTTGCGGCCAAGACGGGTACCAACGACTCCAACGGCTCCACCTGGGTGGTGGGTTACACCACCGGCTTGGCCACGGCCTCTTGGTTCGGTGATCCGCTGGATAACCAGCTGCGCCCGGGCCGCAATCTGACCGTCAACGGCAAGTTCTACCCGGCCATCGACGGTTACATGATTGCCGGTCCGCAGTTCACCAACTACATGTTGTCGGTGGCTCCCGCCTACGGCACCAACCCGTTCCAGGCTCCGCCGTCCAACTTGCTCGGCACGGCGGCCCCGCAGCGCAACACCACGCCGGCGCCGTCCAATCCGAACCCCGCCCCGCCCTCCGGAAACGGAAACGGCGGCAATGGGAACAATGGCAATAACGGCAACGGCAACAACGATAAGGACTAA